A single Flavobacterium sp. 1 DNA region contains:
- a CDS encoding nitrate/nitrite transporter, whose amino-acid sequence MSATNSLSLSHRILFLNTLAFTVCFACWTLNGVLVTFLVDNGIFKWDVVQVGWLLGIPILTGSVMRLPIGMLTDKFGGKYVFSLLLLLCSIPLFLLPYADSFFMFALLSFFFGMVGTSFAVGIGFTSIWYPKEWQGRALGIFGMGNAGAAITTFMAPSLLNEFSIDDPQNGWKLLPIIYGTALVVIGIVFLLFTKNKKIENQTKSVPQMLQSLKNTRVWRFGAYYFLVFGCFVAYSQWLLPNFMNVYQTSLVMGGMFATMFSLPSGVIRAFGGYLSDKFGARKVMYWVLGSSVILSSLLMIPKMDITTSGPGVMATKKGIITAVSNTLVKVGEKEFPINLKVNKPLKNTVFPTRNSWQEVVVNQNQEVKKKELIAKGVTAIHFSANMWVYLILVILIGISWGIGKAAVYKHIPEYFPTEVGVVGGMVGMIGGLGGFFGPIIFGYLLTTTGIWSSSWIFILLLSAACLIWMHITVTKIMNEKQPVLSKEMDRKK is encoded by the coding sequence ATGTCAGCAACAAACTCCCTTTCACTATCACACCGAATTCTATTTTTAAATACTTTAGCTTTCACCGTGTGTTTTGCCTGTTGGACTCTTAATGGAGTTCTGGTAACCTTTTTAGTAGATAACGGAATCTTCAAATGGGATGTTGTCCAAGTAGGATGGCTTTTAGGAATTCCAATTCTAACAGGATCTGTTATGCGCTTGCCAATAGGCATGTTAACCGATAAATTTGGAGGAAAATATGTATTTTCGCTTTTACTCCTCCTCTGCTCTATTCCATTGTTTCTATTGCCGTATGCAGACAGTTTCTTTATGTTTGCATTACTAAGTTTTTTCTTTGGCATGGTTGGAACCAGTTTTGCGGTTGGTATTGGTTTTACTTCTATTTGGTATCCAAAAGAATGGCAAGGAAGAGCTTTAGGAATTTTTGGAATGGGCAACGCAGGTGCTGCCATAACAACATTTATGGCTCCATCCTTATTAAATGAATTCTCAATAGATGATCCCCAAAATGGCTGGAAACTGTTGCCAATTATATATGGAACTGCATTAGTTGTAATAGGCATTGTATTTTTACTATTCACAAAAAACAAAAAAATAGAAAATCAAACCAAAAGCGTTCCTCAAATGCTGCAGTCCCTAAAAAACACTAGAGTTTGGAGATTTGGAGCCTATTATTTCTTGGTATTTGGATGTTTTGTGGCGTATTCACAATGGTTATTACCCAATTTTATGAACGTTTATCAAACGAGTTTAGTAATGGGCGGCATGTTTGCCACTATGTTCAGCTTGCCATCAGGTGTAATCCGAGCTTTTGGTGGCTATTTATCAGATAAATTTGGAGCTAGAAAAGTAATGTATTGGGTACTGGGATCATCAGTAATCTTAAGCTCACTATTAATGATTCCGAAAATGGATATTACTACTTCAGGACCTGGTGTTATGGCAACTAAAAAAGGAATCATCACCGCTGTTTCCAATACACTTGTAAAAGTTGGGGAAAAAGAATTTCCAATCAATTTAAAAGTTAATAAACCACTCAAAAATACAGTATTCCCAACCCGAAATTCATGGCAGGAAGTGGTTGTAAACCAAAATCAGGAAGTAAAGAAAAAAGAACTTATTGCAAAAGGAGTTACAGCTATTCATTTTAGCGCCAACATGTGGGTATATCTAATACTGGTAATCCTTATTGGGATTTCATGGGGAATTGGCAAAGCTGCAGTTTACAAACACATCCCGGAATACTTCCCAACCGAAGTAGGAGTTGTAGGCGGAATGGTAGGAATGATAGGAGGTCTTGGAGGATTCTTCGGACCAATCATCTTTGGATATTTATTGACTACCACAGGAATATGGTCAAGCTCTTGGATTTTCATTTTACTGTTATCCGCTGCCTGTTTAATTTGGATGCACATTACAGTAACCAAAATCATGAACGAAAAACAGCCTGTTCTATCCAAAGAAATGGATAGAAAAAAATAA
- a CDS encoding CmpA/NrtA family ABC transporter substrate-binding protein, which yields MRKLTSNLIALLIIVFTVTAFKSPNPIKPILKNRITSERKRTDEVNPPKTKKLPVEKAILTIGFIKLTDMAPLAIAKFLGYFEEEGLTVNLEAQANWRDILDKVIDNQLDGAQMLAGQPIAAAVGCGRQAQLVTSYSMDLNGNAITVSNEAWAKMKDSIPVEYGKPVHPIPAQALKPILNFYKHANKPFTFGIVGTYSTHNYQLRYWLAAGGINPGFYSNNNIQGSKGNAGADVQLNITAPPQMPETLRAGTINGYCVGEPWNQQAVEESIGVPIVTSKEIWKNHPEKVFVMTKEFVTKYPNTATAITKALIKAGKWLDNPENRKEATRILSKSAYVDGSKRVIDNSMLGTFEFEKGDVRLVPDFNVFFRYNATYPYYSDGIWFMTQMKRWGQIAEPKTNDWYISKIKEVYKPEIWFQAAKLLLEEGFITESDIPTTDGFKPATNEFIDEMYYDGRKPVEYINGFKIGLKN from the coding sequence ATGAGAAAACTAACCTCAAACTTAATTGCGCTTTTGATAATAGTCTTTACTGTTACCGCTTTTAAAAGCCCGAATCCAATCAAACCTATTTTAAAAAATAGAATTACATCCGAGCGTAAACGAACTGACGAGGTAAATCCTCCAAAAACAAAAAAACTGCCTGTTGAAAAAGCCATTCTTACCATTGGTTTTATAAAGCTTACCGATATGGCTCCGTTAGCTATTGCAAAATTCTTAGGTTATTTTGAAGAAGAAGGACTTACTGTAAACTTGGAAGCTCAAGCCAATTGGAGAGATATTTTAGACAAAGTAATAGACAATCAGCTCGATGGTGCACAAATGCTGGCTGGACAGCCAATAGCAGCCGCAGTAGGATGCGGACGGCAAGCGCAACTTGTTACTTCCTATTCTATGGATTTGAATGGAAATGCCATTACAGTATCAAATGAAGCTTGGGCAAAAATGAAAGACAGCATCCCTGTAGAATACGGAAAACCAGTTCACCCGATTCCTGCTCAAGCTTTGAAACCTATTTTGAATTTCTATAAACATGCAAACAAACCTTTTACATTTGGTATTGTTGGTACTTATTCAACACACAATTATCAGTTGCGGTACTGGCTTGCTGCAGGCGGCATAAATCCTGGATTTTACAGCAACAACAATATTCAGGGAAGCAAAGGAAATGCTGGTGCTGATGTACAGTTGAATATTACAGCGCCTCCGCAAATGCCCGAAACACTAAGAGCAGGCACCATCAATGGGTATTGCGTTGGAGAGCCTTGGAACCAGCAGGCTGTTGAAGAAAGCATAGGCGTTCCAATAGTAACCAGCAAAGAGATTTGGAAAAATCATCCCGAAAAAGTGTTTGTAATGACTAAAGAATTTGTTACCAAATACCCTAACACAGCCACTGCAATCACAAAAGCATTAATAAAAGCTGGAAAATGGCTGGATAATCCCGAAAACCGAAAAGAAGCTACCCGCATTTTATCCAAATCAGCTTATGTAGACGGCAGTAAACGAGTAATTGACAATTCGATGTTAGGTACTTTTGAATTTGAAAAAGGTGATGTGCGGTTAGTACCAGATTTTAATGTTTTCTTCAGATATAATGCAACCTACCCTTATTATTCGGATGGAATTTGGTTCATGACCCAAATGAAACGCTGGGGGCAAATAGCTGAACCAAAAACTAACGATTGGTACATCAGCAAAATCAAAGAAGTTTACAAACCTGAAATTTGGTTCCAAGCTGCAAAATTATTACTGGAAGAAGGTTTTATTACTGAATCTGACATTCCAACTACAGATGGATTCAAGCCAGCAACAAATGAATTCATTGACGAAATGTATTATGATGGAAGAAAACCTGTTGAATATATTAACGGATTTAAAATTGGCTTAAAAAATTAA
- a CDS encoding ATP-binding protein, with amino-acid sequence MYIFALITIAITVILSQLLIQYNLYSQLSDSRIINISGKQRMLSQKLTKEILVLNFITDSLQKKEQIEKISKTISLWELNHYSLVNGSAQLGFPKEKNSILTRYFKNIKPNFDTIIKVTNTFLANKKENKNEHENIKLVQTLLVNEKIFLSEMNQIVSEYDNEALEKVTLQRKTEYIILAFTLFVLLLEFLFIFKPTTKKIESLISNLLYSEKKALKLAQDTEIISEAKENSVKELKSLNYAMENTLLYCRIATDGTIIHIGEKFSKLLQYNPFNTETKFGEVLTPIEKEQLIIDRIVLQNNRRGWQGELNITTRAEQSLWLDLSMIPVTIKKDESELLIICFDITERKKAVQEVERLNTANIENKLNQQKIISSKIVENQENEQNRIAREIHDGIGQMLTGLKFSLESINLDDKEKAAIKIDYLKKLSLDIIKGVRTATFNLMPPELSDHGINPALSKLTLELSKLTGKNILFYNKTDFNARLDSLIEINIYRLTQEAINNAIKYADSTHIIVQLSHSATLLSITVDDNGKGFDINAVEKKRNSESGMGMLFMKERIQYINGRVFFNSIPNEGTRITFNIPI; translated from the coding sequence ATGTACATCTTCGCCTTAATTACTATTGCTATAACTGTAATTCTGAGTCAGCTTCTTATTCAATACAATCTCTACAGTCAACTCAGTGATTCCAGAATCATAAACATATCCGGAAAGCAAAGAATGCTCAGCCAGAAATTGACAAAAGAAATTTTGGTACTCAATTTCATAACTGATTCCCTGCAGAAGAAAGAGCAAATCGAGAAGATTTCCAAAACCATTTCTCTTTGGGAATTAAACCATTATTCCTTAGTGAATGGCAGTGCCCAGCTTGGTTTTCCTAAAGAAAAAAACTCGATTCTTACCCGATATTTCAAAAACATAAAACCTAATTTTGATACCATAATTAAGGTTACAAATACTTTTTTGGCTAACAAAAAAGAAAATAAAAATGAACACGAAAATATAAAACTCGTGCAGACTTTACTGGTCAACGAAAAGATATTTCTTTCGGAAATGAATCAAATTGTTAGTGAATACGACAACGAAGCACTGGAAAAGGTAACACTGCAGCGCAAAACAGAGTACATTATTCTAGCTTTTACTTTATTCGTTTTACTGCTGGAATTTTTATTCATTTTCAAGCCTACCACCAAAAAAATCGAATCACTTATTTCCAACCTGCTATATTCAGAAAAAAAAGCATTAAAACTGGCACAGGATACTGAAATTATCAGCGAGGCCAAAGAAAACTCAGTCAAAGAATTAAAATCGCTCAATTATGCGATGGAGAATACCCTGCTCTATTGCCGAATCGCAACCGATGGAACCATTATTCATATTGGCGAAAAATTCTCAAAACTATTACAGTACAATCCTTTCAATACCGAAACGAAATTTGGCGAAGTCCTTACTCCTATTGAAAAAGAACAACTGATAATTGACCGCATTGTACTCCAAAATAACCGCAGAGGCTGGCAGGGAGAACTAAACATTACCACTCGGGCCGAGCAGTCACTCTGGCTGGATTTATCAATGATTCCTGTAACGATAAAAAAAGATGAATCGGAACTTTTAATAATTTGTTTTGATATTACCGAACGCAAAAAAGCAGTTCAGGAAGTAGAGCGCTTGAACACAGCTAATATTGAAAACAAATTAAACCAGCAAAAAATAATTTCGAGTAAAATTGTCGAAAACCAAGAAAACGAACAAAACAGGATTGCCAGAGAAATACATGACGGAATAGGACAAATGCTGACGGGATTAAAATTCAGCCTCGAAAGCATAAACTTAGACGATAAAGAAAAAGCTGCCATAAAAATAGATTACCTAAAGAAGTTATCTCTCGATATCATAAAAGGTGTACGTACAGCCACTTTCAACTTGATGCCACCGGAGTTAAGCGATCACGGAATAAATCCAGCACTTTCCAAACTCACTTTGGAACTTTCCAAACTCACAGGAAAAAACATTTTGTTTTACAACAAAACCGATTTCAATGCCCGACTGGACTCTTTAATAGAAATAAACATTTATCGGTTAACACAGGAAGCTATCAATAATGCCATTAAATATGCCGATTCTACTCATATTATCGTACAGCTTTCTCACAGCGCTACCCTTTTAAGCATCACCGTTGATGATAATGGAAAAGGATTTGACATCAATGCAGTAGAGAAAAAGAGAAACAGCGAATCCGGAATGGGCATGCTTTTTATGAAAGAGCGAATCCAATACATTAATGGCCGCGTTTTCTTTAATTCCATTCCAAATGAAGGAACGAGAATTACGTTTAATATTCCTATTTAA
- a CDS encoding DUF4202 domain-containing protein, translating to MKTMPFLNASAWIDAENEADPNSEIFQDITYPKELLYSDRMYERLMIFEPNASEAVQIAAKAQHICRWKVARESYPMDRVGYLKWREDLKKFHAKTTAEILKKAGYEDKFIDRVSFLIEKKLLKKDEETQLLEDVICLVFLEFYLDPFVHKHDEEKLKNIILKTWNKMSDKGHQEALKIDYTPENLQLIKDALGL from the coding sequence ATGAAAACAATGCCTTTTTTAAACGCAAGCGCGTGGATTGATGCCGAAAACGAAGCCGATCCAAACAGTGAAATATTCCAAGACATAACCTATCCAAAGGAATTATTATATTCGGACAGAATGTACGAAAGGCTAATGATTTTTGAACCCAACGCTTCCGAAGCTGTTCAGATAGCAGCCAAAGCACAGCACATCTGCCGTTGGAAAGTAGCCAGAGAATCGTATCCAATGGATCGTGTGGGATATTTAAAATGGAGGGAAGATTTAAAAAAATTCCACGCCAAAACAACAGCCGAAATCTTAAAAAAAGCAGGCTATGAAGACAAGTTTATAGATCGTGTATCTTTTTTGATTGAAAAAAAGTTACTTAAAAAAGACGAAGAAACACAACTTTTAGAAGATGTAATCTGTCTGGTTTTCTTAGAATTTTATCTGGATCCATTCGTACACAAACACGATGAGGAAAAATTAAAAAATATTATTCTGAAAACTTGGAATAAAATGTCTGACAAAGGACATCAGGAAGCGTTAAAAATTGACTACACTCCAGAAAATCTTCAATTGATAAAAGACGCTTTGGGATTATAA
- the nirD gene encoding nitrite reductase small subunit NirD, whose product MEGLLNQYETVNLSDVKVWFKAGDIKDFPSNRGGCIKYKNKQIAVFNFERRNEWYACQNACPHKMEMVLSRGMTGSTDGIPKIACPMHKKTFSLVDGSNLNGDDFKIATYPVKVEGNEVFVGFLE is encoded by the coding sequence ATGGAAGGACTATTAAACCAATACGAAACCGTAAACTTAAGTGATGTAAAAGTTTGGTTCAAAGCAGGAGATATCAAAGATTTCCCTAGTAATAGAGGTGGATGCATTAAATATAAAAACAAACAGATCGCTGTTTTTAACTTCGAAAGAAGAAACGAATGGTATGCCTGCCAAAATGCCTGCCCGCACAAAATGGAAATGGTTTTATCCAGAGGAATGACTGGTTCTACAGATGGTATTCCAAAAATCGCCTGTCCGATGCATAAAAAAACTTTTTCACTTGTTGATGGCTCTAATTTAAATGGTGATGATTTTAAAATTGCTACTTACCCAGTAAAAGTAGAAGGGAATGAAGTATTCGTTGGGTTTTTAGAATAA
- a CDS encoding nitrate reductase, whose amino-acid sequence MQNTEIKTTCSYCGVGCGIIVKNDSKNGVTVTGDKDHPVNKGMLCSKGMNLHYVVNDTSDRILYPEMRWSKSHPKERVSWDAALDRAAAVFSSIIKKHGPDSVGFYISGQCLTEEYYLVNKLVKGFLKTNNIDTNSRLCMSSAVAGYKKTFGEDSVPIAYADIELADTFMITGANPAFCHPILFRRLEQHKEKNPKVKIIVVDPRRTDSAIAADLHLQILPGTDIVLYHAIAKRLIEKGYVDSDFVKNHTENYKSYKDLVSNSSYENASKVCGVSVNDIHLAAEMIGRAKGFISMWAMGLNQSAIGVDKNTALLNLSLVTGQIGKPGSGPFSLTGQPNAMGGREVGGMANLLAVHKELNNPEHRKEVADFWGVESISEKPGLTATEMFDALESGKMKAVWIICTNPMVSLPDSRRVEKALQNAKFVVVQDISHNADTAKFADLLLPAAGWLEKEGTMTNSERRISYLPKGINPPGEALSDVEILLNFAKKMKFSGFNFNNTEAIYKEYCLMTKGTNIDVSYLNYSRLKNEGTFQWPVPDYGHPGTPRLFSDKKFFTPSQKAIFNIPTSIKNTSEEPSQQYPFILTTGRIRDQWHTMTKTGKVSRLMTHTPSPVLEINPIDAYKAKIKNGDIVVVASKNGEVRVKAKVTDTIKESVLFLPMHWGKQLDNDLNRTNNLTNTIVDPTSKEPDFKYTTVSVTKYVKPFQKIAVIGAGAAAFRFIQNYREINTLDEIIVFSNEENPFYNRVLLPEYVTAELSWESLLKIKDDALRQLNITMKSGVAIENVNATDKIITDSQGKTHQFDTLIMATGSRPFIPENAQLHLPGRFTIRKKNDADRLKDYLEGTNLPAEEQHVVIVGGGLLGLELAAALKHKKVKITIIQRASRLMERQLDRISSKLLAEEVQLRDIQIYFDNEVSTVFETENANELEIALKSGRIITANAIVYTIGTIPNIELAKETGLACGRGVKVNQYLQTSNPDIFAIGEIAEFNNMLFGITSAAEEQADVLANFIAGDISSFYKGSVLMNILKLEDINLCSIGEIEVPENDDSYEEIVFADLGKRYYKKCIVKNDLLIGAILMGDKNEFAEFKTMIESKIELADKRNTLLRGSGSEAKPVLGKLVCSCSQVGSGNIEDCIKSGVTNFTELCKTTGAGLGCGSCKTEVKEILAKVK is encoded by the coding sequence ATGCAAAATACAGAAATCAAAACTACGTGTTCCTATTGTGGAGTAGGATGCGGAATTATTGTAAAAAATGATTCTAAAAATGGAGTGACGGTTACCGGCGACAAAGATCATCCCGTAAACAAAGGAATGCTTTGTTCTAAAGGGATGAACTTACATTATGTAGTCAATGACACTTCGGACAGGATTTTGTATCCCGAAATGAGATGGAGTAAATCACATCCAAAAGAAAGAGTAAGCTGGGATGCGGCTTTGGATCGCGCGGCCGCTGTTTTTTCTTCCATCATAAAAAAACACGGACCAGACAGTGTAGGCTTCTATATCTCAGGACAATGCTTGACCGAGGAATATTATCTGGTTAACAAATTAGTAAAAGGCTTTCTAAAAACTAACAATATAGATACCAACTCCAGACTCTGCATGAGTTCGGCGGTGGCTGGCTACAAGAAAACATTTGGTGAAGACTCAGTTCCAATTGCTTATGCTGATATTGAACTGGCTGACACTTTCATGATAACCGGTGCAAACCCAGCTTTTTGCCATCCAATTCTTTTTAGAAGATTGGAGCAGCACAAAGAAAAAAATCCAAAAGTAAAAATAATAGTTGTCGATCCAAGAAGAACTGACTCAGCCATTGCAGCCGATTTGCACTTGCAGATTCTTCCCGGGACTGATATTGTTTTATACCATGCCATTGCAAAACGATTAATCGAGAAAGGGTATGTTGATTCGGATTTCGTAAAAAACCATACCGAAAACTATAAGTCATACAAAGACTTGGTTTCTAATAGTTCCTACGAAAATGCATCCAAAGTATGCGGTGTTTCGGTAAATGATATTCACTTAGCTGCAGAAATGATTGGCAGAGCCAAAGGATTTATTTCTATGTGGGCTATGGGACTGAACCAAAGCGCTATTGGTGTTGACAAAAATACCGCTTTATTGAACCTTTCACTAGTCACAGGCCAAATAGGAAAACCTGGATCTGGACCTTTCTCCTTAACTGGACAGCCCAATGCCATGGGAGGCCGTGAAGTGGGCGGAATGGCAAACTTATTGGCGGTTCATAAAGAATTAAATAACCCTGAGCATCGTAAAGAAGTAGCTGATTTTTGGGGAGTAGAATCTATTTCGGAAAAACCGGGACTTACTGCAACCGAAATGTTTGATGCTTTAGAATCCGGCAAAATGAAAGCGGTTTGGATTATCTGCACCAATCCAATGGTAAGCTTACCTGATTCCCGCAGAGTAGAGAAAGCATTGCAAAATGCCAAATTTGTTGTCGTTCAGGACATTTCTCATAATGCAGATACCGCAAAATTTGCCGATTTATTATTGCCCGCAGCCGGCTGGTTAGAAAAAGAAGGTACAATGACCAACTCGGAACGTCGCATATCGTATCTGCCAAAAGGAATCAACCCTCCTGGAGAAGCTTTATCGGATGTTGAAATTTTGCTGAATTTTGCTAAAAAAATGAAATTCTCTGGTTTCAACTTCAACAATACCGAAGCTATTTATAAAGAATATTGCCTAATGACAAAAGGCACTAACATCGATGTTTCGTATTTAAATTATTCCAGACTAAAAAACGAAGGAACTTTTCAATGGCCAGTTCCTGATTACGGACATCCGGGAACACCCCGTTTATTTTCGGATAAAAAATTCTTTACGCCTTCGCAAAAAGCAATTTTCAATATTCCGACGAGCATCAAAAACACTTCGGAAGAACCTTCGCAGCAATATCCATTTATATTGACCACCGGTCGTATTCGCGATCAATGGCACACGATGACCAAAACAGGGAAAGTGTCCCGATTAATGACGCATACTCCCAGCCCAGTCCTTGAAATAAACCCTATTGATGCTTACAAAGCAAAAATCAAAAATGGGGATATTGTTGTAGTAGCCAGTAAAAACGGTGAAGTGCGCGTCAAAGCCAAAGTAACAGATACGATCAAAGAAAGTGTTTTGTTTTTGCCAATGCACTGGGGAAAACAATTGGACAATGATTTGAATAGAACTAATAATCTGACCAATACCATTGTAGACCCGACCTCCAAAGAACCAGATTTTAAATACACCACTGTTTCAGTAACAAAGTATGTCAAGCCGTTCCAAAAAATTGCTGTAATTGGCGCTGGAGCAGCGGCTTTCCGTTTCATTCAGAATTATCGTGAAATCAATACTCTCGATGAAATCATTGTATTCTCAAACGAGGAAAACCCATTTTACAACCGTGTTTTATTACCTGAATATGTTACAGCCGAACTGTCATGGGAAAGTCTTTTAAAAATAAAAGATGACGCTTTGAGACAATTGAACATCACAATGAAATCGGGTGTAGCTATTGAAAACGTCAACGCAACTGATAAAATCATAACCGACAGCCAAGGTAAAACCCATCAATTTGACACCTTGATTATGGCTACCGGAAGCCGTCCTTTCATACCCGAAAATGCTCAGCTGCATTTGCCAGGGCGTTTTACCATAAGAAAGAAAAATGATGCTGACCGATTAAAAGACTACTTAGAAGGAACCAATCTGCCAGCCGAAGAACAGCACGTAGTAATTGTTGGCGGCGGTTTATTGGGACTTGAACTAGCTGCCGCGCTTAAACACAAAAAAGTAAAAATAACAATCATACAACGAGCTTCCCGATTGATGGAGCGACAGCTGGATCGTATTTCCAGCAAATTATTGGCCGAAGAAGTACAGCTGAGAGATATTCAGATCTATTTTGATAATGAAGTAAGTACCGTATTCGAAACTGAAAATGCAAACGAACTGGAAATCGCTCTTAAAAGTGGCAGAATCATTACTGCCAATGCTATTGTTTACACCATTGGAACTATTCCGAACATAGAATTAGCAAAAGAAACAGGATTGGCTTGTGGACGCGGTGTAAAAGTAAATCAGTACCTGCAGACATCCAACCCGGATATTTTTGCGATAGGTGAAATTGCCGAATTCAACAATATGTTATTCGGAATCACTTCTGCAGCCGAAGAACAGGCCGATGTGCTGGCTAACTTTATAGCCGGTGACATCAGCAGTTTTTACAAAGGATCAGTGCTAATGAATATCCTAAAACTAGAAGACATCAATCTTTGTTCTATTGGTGAAATCGAAGTGCCGGAAAACGATGATTCCTACGAAGAAATTGTTTTTGCCGATTTAGGAAAACGCTATTATAAAAAATGCATCGTCAAGAACGACCTGCTCATAGGCGCTATCCTGATGGGCGATAAAAATGAGTTTGCCGAATTCAAAACTATGATCGAAAGCAAAATCGAATTGGCCGACAAACGCAACACTTTATTAAGAGGAAGCGGATCTGAAGCCAAACCAGTACTAGGAAAACTCGTTTGTTCCTGCAGTCAGGTAGGAAGCGGAAATATTGAAGACTGCATCAAAAGCGGCGTTACCAACTTTACCGAACTTTGTAAAACTACCGGAGCCGGACTCGGTTGCGGCAGCTGCAAAACCGAAGTGAAAGAAATATTGGCGAAAGTCAAGTAG
- a CDS encoding response regulator transcription factor: MSDKIRVVLADDHVFVRDGIKSLLENEVNITVVGEATDGLEALTLIDELKPDLLILDIRMPNMTGIEVVEQLRSKNNFVKIVMLSMHESEEYVLKSIQAGADGYLLKGSSKEEFLKAVHTVSNGGKYFSGDISSILIGQLTNPSHISEPKQSLGEEQVITKREKEILKLLLSGKGNKEIAEALDISKRTAEVHRFNLMKKLKVKNLMELSNKATEYALL; this comes from the coding sequence ATGAGTGATAAAATTCGAGTAGTTCTTGCAGACGACCATGTATTTGTGAGAGATGGCATAAAATCATTATTGGAAAACGAAGTCAACATTACTGTCGTAGGAGAAGCTACAGACGGTCTTGAGGCACTAACATTAATAGACGAACTAAAACCAGATTTATTAATTCTTGACATCAGGATGCCGAATATGACCGGTATAGAAGTCGTAGAACAACTGAGAAGCAAAAACAATTTTGTAAAAATTGTAATGCTTTCAATGCACGAATCTGAGGAATACGTATTAAAATCTATCCAGGCAGGAGCTGACGGATACCTACTTAAAGGATCAAGCAAAGAAGAATTTTTAAAAGCAGTTCATACGGTTTCAAATGGCGGAAAATATTTCAGTGGCGACATCTCCTCAATATTGATTGGACAGCTTACCAATCCTTCACATATTTCCGAACCTAAACAATCATTGGGAGAAGAACAAGTAATTACCAAAAGGGAAAAAGAGATCCTGAAACTACTTCTTAGCGGAAAAGGAAACAAAGAAATCGCCGAAGCATTAGACATTAGCAAAAGAACTGCCGAAGTACACCGCTTTAATCTGATGAAAAAACTAAAAGTTAAAAACCTGATGGAGCTTTCAAATAAGGCAACAGAATACGCTCTTTTGTAG